From the genome of Labrus bergylta chromosome 4, fLabBer1.1, whole genome shotgun sequence, one region includes:
- the pter gene encoding phosphotriesterase-related protein: MSQLSGKVQTVLGLVDPDQLGRTMTHEHLTMSFECCYFPPPPGDEAVAENPFHMQHMHWLRQNPYSSHENLLLLQETNAVRDELLVYRKAGGGTIVENTTTGIDRDLPTLRQLAKETGVHIVAGAGYYVDCTHTEATKRMSVEKLTDIIVGEVLQGADGTDIRCGVIGEIGTGWPITESETKVLKATAHAQAQLGCPVIIHPGRNPAAPAEVVRILQEAGGDISRTVMSHLDRTIFDEGELLEFAKLGSYLEYDLFGTEMLNYPYNLELDMPSDSQRVQTLAFLVKEGYEDKILVAHDIHTKNRLTKYGGHGYSHILKNIVPKMLTRGISQHQVDKILIDNPKCWLTFK; this comes from the exons ATGTCACAGCTGAGTGGGAAAGTCCAGACCGTCCTGGGTCTAGTTGATCCGGACCAACTTGGCCGCACTATGACCCATGAGCACCTGACCATGAGCTTCGAGTGCTGCTacttcccccctcctccaggTGATGAAGCAGTGGCAGAGAACCCCTTCCACATGCAGCACATGCACTGGCTGAGACAGAACCCGTACAGTTCTCACgagaacctgctgctgctgcaggagaccAACGCGGTGAGGGACGAGCTGCTGGTCTACAGGAAGGCTGGCGGGGGCACCATAGTGGAGAACACCACCACTGGCATCGACCGAGACCTGCCCACCCTCAGACAGCTGGCAAAGGAGACCGGGGTCCACATTGTCGCAGGAGCCGGGTACTATGTGGACTGCACCCACACCGAGGCCACAAAGAGGATGAGTGTGGAGAAG CTCACAGATATCATTGTCGGCGAGGTGCTTCAGGGCGCGGATGGCACCGACATCCGCTGCGGCGTGATTGGAGAGATCGGAACCGGCTGGCCAATCACAGAGAGCGAGACGAAGGTGCTGAAGGCGACCGCTCATGCTCAGGCCCAGCTCGGCTGCCCTGTCATCATCCATCCCGGCAGGAACCCCGCTGCTCCAGCTGAAGTTgtccggatccttcaggaggcTGGCGGGGACATTAGCAGAACTGTCATGTCACATCTGGACAG GACCATATTTGATGAGGGGGAACTGCTGGAGTTTGCAAAGCTGGGCAGTTATCTGGAGTACGATCTGTTTGGAACAGAGATGCTAAACTACCCGTACAACCTGGAGTTGGACATGCCCAGTGACAGCCAGAGAGTGCAGAC CTTGGCGTTCCTTGTGAAGGAGGGCTATGAGGACAAGATATTGGTGGCACACGACATCCACACTAAGAACCGTCTCACCAAATATGGCGGCCACGGCTACTCTCACATCCTGAAAAACATTGTGCCAAAGATGCTAACGAGGGGCATCTCCCAGCACCAGGTGGATAAGATCCTCATCGACAACCCAAAATGCTGGTtgacctttaaataa
- the c1ql3b gene encoding complement C1q-like protein 3b, whose product MIATGVCGVALVLVLVVLIPVLVNTAGTPARYEMLGSCQMVCDSHGTAATATAKATNPIKDNRLAQSLPTFIQGPQGEPGRVGRMGPRGPVGEPGPPGSVGPPGERGAPGPPGLPGSPGANGPNGAISAATYNTIPKIAFYAGLKKQHEGYEVLKFDDVVTNLGNHYDPASGKFTCSIPGIYFFVYHVLMRGGDGTSMWADLCKNNQVRASAIAQDADQNYDYASNSVVLHLEPGDEIYIKLDGGKAHGGNNNKYSTFSGFMLYAD is encoded by the exons ATGATCGCAACTGGTGTTTGTGGAGTAGCGCTGGTGCTGGTGTTGGTGGTTCTGATCCCGGTCCTGGTGAACACCGCCGGGACTCCTGCCCGCTATGAGATGCTCGGCTCCTGTCAAATGGTGTGTGACTCCCACGGGACAGCGGCGACCGCCACGGCAAAGGCAACCAACCCGATTAAAGACAACCGCCTGGCACAGTCGCTGCCGACGTTCATCCAAGGTCCTCAAGGTGAGCCTGGACGCGTGGGAAGAATGGGTCCGAGGGGTCCGGTAGGCGAGCCTGGACCCCCTGGATCTGTTGGTCCTCCCGGAGAGAGAGGGGCACCCGGCCCTCCCGGTCTACCCGGGTCCCCCGGAGCAAATGGGCCAAATGGTGCCATCAGCGCTGCCACCTACAATACTATCCCAAAGATCGCGTTTTACGCCGGACTGAAGAAGCAGCACGAGGGATATGAAGTGTTGAAATTCGACGATGTAGTCACAAATCTTGGCAACCATTACGACCCCGCTTCAGGGAAATTCACCTGCTCAATACCCGGGATTTACTTCTTTGTTTACCATGTGCTGATGCGAGGCGGAGATGGGACCAGCATGTGGGCTGACCTTTGCAAGAACAACCAG GTGAGAGCAAGTGCCATCGCCCAAGACGCCGACCAGAACTACGACTACGCCAGCAACAGTGTCGTCCTGCACCTGGAGCCCGGGGACGAGATTTACATCAAGCTCGACGGAGGGAAGGCGCACGggggcaacaacaacaaatacagcaCGTTTTCCGGCTTCATGTTGTACGCTGATTGA